CTTCAGGCGCATGTTTCACATAGTCATTAATGACTGACTCAGTGATAACGGTTTGAATGATCTTTGCCCTGATCGGGTCGAAAGGGTTACAGCCTGAAAGAAAATCAATCAGTTCCTCTCGTTTGTAGTAGCCGATCTGGTGGACAATATCGCTATTGTCCTGCTCGCTATCCGTCACCCTTATTTCATACAGTCCACCAGCAGACTGAGCCAATGTATCCAGCCTTTCAGCCTCCTGTTCTGTTATCTGTCCGTGTTCCACATCAAACCAGAAATCACAAAGCGTTGGGTCTGTACGATCAATGGTCAGTACCGGCATATAGTCCAAGACAAAACCAGCCTTAGTAATGGTTGTATACAAGCTGGCTGTTTGCTGTTGTGCGAATAACCCAGCCTGCCGCATTAATACACTGTCGTCGGTATAGTCTGGTTGTGCCCCTTGTGCCCCCTTCTGAAAACCACAAGAGCGGCTACGATCATTTAGACCCTCTCGGGTAATCACTCGTCTGATACTGGTGGCTGACTTAAAACCCATCTGTCGGGCAATGGACTTGTAACCGTTCCCCTCCTGATAAAGCCTGATAGCTTCCTGTATCTGGTCTGGCTTCATATTGTGCCCCTTGTGCCCCCTTGTATCGGGCAAAAATAACCGGGCATAGATAACCCGGTGTAGCTGGTTTATTGCTGCCTTTGTTGTTGCTGGTATGGGTGTTGACTGTGAAGCCTTGTCATTGGTCTGAAAGGTTGCCAGTTCTGGCTATTACCGTTTCGGTACTCCCCCTCGATACACAGCCCCAGCTCGGTATCATTGGTTAGTCTGGTAATTCTTACCTGAGTGGCTGGCACTCCCAAAAATGAAGCCAGCATATTAATTACCGCCCACTGATTTGTTATGAATCGTTGTTCAGCATGAATAAGCACTGTTGTTCTCCCCCTGAAAAATGAAAAACGTACAGGATAGGTAGCCCCAGAAACCCCTAAAAAGTCTTTAAGGGGGTTTTCAGGGGGTCTTACCCCTGTAGCTTTTCTAATCTGTCTGTTCATCTGGTAAGCAGTACGGGTTTATATGGTAGGTAACAGAAGGACGACCGCGCCCTTTTATCTCTTCTTTGACCAAGTAACCGTGAAGCTCCAGCCACACTAAAGCCTGCTCCCGGTCATTATGTTCGGTGAGTCCTACCCATCCTTTGTTTTTCAGGTGAGTCATTTTGAAAGTGCGGGGTAGTTTATCTAGCCGGTCTTTCAGTATTCGCGCCCCTGCCAGTGGATCATCAGCCAGTGCGTAAACCCTCCGGGCGTGAGTCTCCAGCACATCACACCAGCGAATAGCCATTTCTGCTGAGTCCTTGTTAATGCTTCCTGCTGCCCCGTACCGGACAACGTGAAACACAAGGGCCAGTGAAGGCATGAGAGACGGAAACTTACCAAGGTGGCTCTCTATCTGTAGGCTGATAGCATCCCCAGTAATGCGAGCCATCAGACCACAATACCAGGCGTTAAATATCTGCTGTGCCTGATTGTCAAACCTGAGCGCGAGCCTGTCCTCTTCTTCTGGCTGGTACTCGATGTCGTTTAATCGCTGGAATACCTGAAACGCTTTTTCCTTGTGGGCTTTGTTGGGTATCCGGTCAACGAAACGAAATACCCCTTTGTCGGGATAAACCATTAACTGAAACCGTTCTACCAGTCCGTCATCACCTGCCCCCTCGCGTTGTGACAATAGCAGGGGTAATAACTTACCGGGTTGAATACCTCCCAACAGGGATACAGTGTTTGAAGGAATATAAACATCATCACGGGTGATACGGTCATAACTGAATGTGCCGTCACCGTTGAAAGCTTCCAGCCAGAACGCTCTGTCCTGCTGCCGGTCATCCCGGTTAAGCCCAGCGATCCAGCCGGACAGCTCGTCACGGAACAGCAGTAAACCCCACGGGTTTTCAGACAACAGAATACCCAGCTTCTCTACAGTAGCGTCATTGACTATATAGCGTTGGCTGACAGGTTGTTCAGGGTCTCCCGAGTCATCCATTAACAGGGCTTCAGCGGCTTTCAGGTCGCCTTTTTTAACCAGAGTTGCGGCTTTCTTTTCAGCCTCTTTGGTTGCCATCTGGCTTAACTTGTCTTGTGTCCGATACCGCTTTAGTCCTTCCTGATATTCGCCTCTTGCCACAGCTTCCAGTCTGTTTAATGGAGAGGTAGCGGATTTGATGACGGGTGTTTTTTTCTGGCTTGGCCTGCCAATACAACAGCCCCACAGGTTAGGAATAATAGCCCAGTCATCATATTGCTTTGGTTTTACACTGACCTTTCGACCAATCAGACTCGCCAGTGCGGTTACGGCAGAGACAGCGGCATAATCAAAGGGCGCATTGTCCATACGTTCCACTATGTCCACCAGCCAGCCTGATAACTCCTCTGGAACCATATCAGGCGTTATCGGTTTGACGGGTAACAGGTCGTTTTTAATGGGCTTCAGTTCAGGCCAGTCTAAAACGGGTTGGTTCTGGCTGGTGGTTATGCCACTTTGCCGAATAGCTTCTGATACATCGTCTGGCTGAATAATAGCGACTGCTGCCTTGTCACATAGAGCCATCTTTAAGCCCTCCACTGGCAAGATAAAAATCAGAAAAATCGGTTCCGTTGCTGGTGGCCTGTACCTGAGTTGGCAACAACACTGCCGCCCCAATCGCTTCAGCCGCTTTCAGGGCTTCAGACAGTCCGGGGTTATCGGGTTGGTGGGTGTCATTGTCAGCCGCCACAATTAAACGACTGTCAGGGTTCTGTTCTCTGGCGATCCGGGCGACAGCTTCAAGGTTGCCTTTCCCCATAGCTGCGTAAACTCTTACCGCTTGGTTATCCATCAGGTACAGGCTTGCCCCTGTTGCCCAGCCTTCACAGATATACACTGTCCAGCTTTCACCGCCGAAACGATGATAAACCCCATCACGTAGACCACCAGCAAGAGACAGCTTTCTTCCTTCCGGTGTAATGCGCTCCAGATTAACCAGCTTGTGACCATCAATGTATAAAGCCACCAGCAGTAAGCGGCCTTGCTGATACAGCCCCAAGGGTGGGAGCTGCTTTCTGACAAGGTAAGGGTGGTTCGGGTCTGCCGGTTGTGCGTCAGCCAGAATACCCGGCACTGTAGCGGCTACCTGTTGTTGTCTGTTCCGCTTTCGTGCTGCTTCCTGCTTCTGCCTTTTCTGGCGTTCCTGCTTTCTGGTTTCCATTAGTCCAGCTAAACGGGCTTGCTCTGCCAGTTCTTCAGCTTCACTTTGATAAGGCTTGCGCTCGATGCCCAGATACCGGCCTACCTGTTCGACGGCTTCAGGAAAACGACACTCCTGCATTTTCATAACCAGACTAAACCCGTCACCTGATCCGCAATGACGACAGAAGTAATTGCCATTGTCTGCGCTTTTAAATTCGTAACGGTCTCTGCCGCCACAATGGGGACAGGGAATATTGCGCTTACGTGGGTTTACCTCGTTATCAGTCAGCCCACACACGGCCTGTAAGATGCTATCCCACTGACCACCAGCCGCCAGCTTTACCCGTTCGGTGTAAATATGCGCTTTCATTGGCTGGCCTCTTTGCTCTCTTCTGACTCTTCGTGAAGCCTACAGGCGAGTAAATCCAGTGAGCGACAGTGATACTTTAATGACTCTGCTATGTAAGTCAGTTCAGTACTGGTCAGCCTTCCGCTCATGCCACATTCAACCGATACCAGCTCCTCTGACAACAGGCGAGCCAAGCCATAAGCCGGACTGCTGTTATCGTTTAACCCCTTGGTGATTTCTGCCAGCTTATAATTGTTCATGCTCTGGCTTCTCCTAGCTTGTTATTAGTTTCTTTCAGGAGTTCGATTAATACGCGGTAAGCTGCTTTGGCTTCGTCGTGCTGTTGCTGCCAGTACTGGCGGGTTTTCTCGCTGGTATACTGGCCTCTGGCGTAATGATTCGCTTCAACCTGCTGCGTATTCAGGGCTACAAGGGCAATCTCAAGGGCTTGCTTGCGGTTCATGGTCGCGCCTCCAACTGGATCTTTTCCAACAGGTTCCAAGTGCGCGACTTCATTAATTCTCGCTGCGCCAGCTTTGCGTACTTCTTGTCTTCGTCGGTCAGTTGGTTGTAGCTGTACTCCAGAATCAGGGACAGCTCACGTAAGGTGCGGATAATGGCTTCAAGCTGCCGCTCAGTGAGAACTATGGTGATTTCGCGGCTCTGGTCTTTCGGGTGGCGGGTTAAAAGTCTCATGACTAAACCCTCCAGCCACATACAACAGCATTAAGCCTACGGGCTTCTTTTCTGGCTTGCTGGTGAGAGTTAAACGACAGGACAATGTAACCACGTACACGACGGTTACACAGGATTGGTGAATGACCTTCAAGTAAGGCAAGACGGCAGGTGATAGCCATAGGACAGTCTCCTTGTATTGTGGAGCCTGTCACCCAGAGTGATAATTCTGATTTGGTGACAGGACTGAAAGGGTTATCACCACCGGCATACAAGGAAACCGGCCTACCCGAAGGTAGCCCCTTCAGCCCTGCCATAAACTGGTAGGTATGCTGAAAATCTGGCAACAAAAAAGGACGATAAGCGTCCTGTTGCGCCTTGTATAATACCGGGGTGATAATCCGGGTTACAGATTTTGCTGTAACGCTAATTACATTACCGTAACGTTCCATTACTGGCAATTGGTAATTTAAATATAGGCTGGTGGTTTGTCCTTCCTCTTGCCCTTGCTGGCTGTTTTTCTTGTGTTGTTCTTTGTGGTGTTCATGCTCCGCAAACCCACATAGCACAAGGGTTACCCTCTGTTGCTCTTTTGGTTGCTCATCACTGGGCAATACTCGCCCCCTGACGGTTATGTCATTTAACATCTCATCACCTGAACTTGAATGCGCCAGAGTAGCAAGGGGACTTTTCTCCCTTTGGGACTTCTTACCCCTTTTCACTGTTAGCTACCCTGTATGTTTTCTGAATCGAAGATTGCCGTTAGCTGGCTTGTTCATGGGGTACAGTGTCGGGGAATTGATCCACCAGCATTGAAGCAAGGTCATTGCTTAGTGGTTCGGCCCCCCGTTTCACACGGTATTGATTCAGGTGGTTAAGTGCTTCTCTGGCTGCTTTACGATCTGGCAAGCGATAGCGTTTAAAGTTGGCCTGATCACCATCTTTACGGGTGTAGGGGTCTTGGTGGCGAGCAATAACAATGCCCTGCTTACCCAGTCGTGAAACGTCCGTGTTTAGGCAACTGCTCCAGAACAAACCGGGTTGATGCTGGAAGGGATAGCCTTTGTACGGGCTGGCAACTTCAATCTGACGTAAGCCCTTCAATCCTGTTTCAAGAAAAGCATACAGGCTGTTTTCTAATTTCGTTGGCTGCTTCATAATGATCATTCCTTGTGAGGTAGCGGGCTTTCCGGTGGGGGACTGGTCGCCCGTTGTCCTTGCCTTCATGCGGCTTCTGTCTGACGTTGCTTTTCCCAGTGTTCGAGTAAAGACTGCTTCCAACGAACACAGCGCGGTCCCATCTGTACCGGCTTTGGAAAATTCACATTGTCGTCATTCATCCAACGATATAGAGTCGTGTTGCCAATTCTGTAACGGCCTAATACCTGCTGTCGGGTGAGATACAATTCTGACTGTTGTCTGATTGCTGGCTGGTGGGTCTGGTTGGACTGTGCTTGAGTATTCATGCGTAGCATCCGTGTCTGTTAAACCGTAGTTACAGATAGCCATGCTATGCGGGGGAAGGTACGTTTTTTTGGTGAAGCTTCCCGTGTTGTGCTTTGACTATCCACGGGAATGAGACTAAGAGGGTCAGGACTGAAAAAACCGTATAATTCGGATAAAAAAACCGTATACGGAAATTAGTTGTACTCCTGTATCAGTTTCAGTGCTTCTGATATTTTTCGTTCGGAGCTTTTCAGGTATCTGTCTTTTTTGAACCGCTCTAACAGTACATCCCTTATGCTTTCGGCTGAAATTCTACCTGATGAAAGTTTCATTTTCTTACGCTCCAACGGCCTTTTTCCAGTGTCATCCAATTCGGCTAAAACTGTTACCAATGCCCCTATAATTGTTAAGTATGACTCTTTTGTTCTATCAGAAGGTTCGACGCTTTCACCCTTTTCAGGCAGAAACGATATTTGCTTCTGATGATCAATCAAACATTTTTCTACATAGCTTGATATTTTTGAAAAAAAACTAACGCTATATTCGTCGTCTGGAGACTCTTCATCAATGCTGCTGTAACTACCTTTAAAGGCATTTATATAAACAGACAATACATCCCGTGTAATTCTTATTTCTCGCCCAATGTGATAGTCCATTTCAAGAAATAAGTCTTGTAAATCTTCCGTCCAATAATCCGATAGAGTATAACCTTTGCTCTCTATCCACTGTCCTAAATCCCACGGCGAGATAAAAATTTCAGATAATTCTGGTTCATGGTAATCATTAAATAAACCTTTTTGAGAATAGAAATTATCGGAGTTTATATCGCCCTCTCGCAAAGCCTCCAATAGTTCATCTTGAATCTTTTCTCTTAAGTGGCTCGTATCACTTAAAAATTTTTCGGTAAACAAATCTTCAAAAGATTTTATAGTAAGTTCGTCAATGTTAGGACTATAGGCGCACTCCCTGACAACAAGGGTAACAGCGTCTTTCAAGGAAAGAATCTGATCCTGAGAAGCTCCAACGTCTTCAAAATTATCTACTAGCATCACTGCCTCCAGTGATACCCACAAACTGATAGGCCAGACAAAGCGGGTGGGTTATCCGCTCTTTCGGGTACGCTTCCCTAGTCCAGCCAAACGCTTAACGGTAAACCTCTTTACGGTGGCCCACCTTCACAACTTCGATTAGCAGTTGTCCGTTGTGTATCTGGTACACGATCCGGTAATCACCAGACCTTACCCGGTATGTGTGTTCTGTCCCTGCCAGTTTCCGGCATCCGTCCGGGTGCGGATCGTCTGTCAGTGATTCAGCAAGAGCCACCAGCTTAACGACTGCTGCCTTTGGTAGCTTCCTGAGTTCTTTCTGTGCTGACTTCTTCCAGCGTAATGCGTACCGCCTCATAGTTTGCCGTCTGCTTTCAGAGACTTAATAAGCTCCTCATGGGATACAGTCTCTTCTTCCCGGCGTTCTGCTACGGTTGCCAAATCCTCAAGGTCTTCTAAAAGTTCTTGATACTGACCAACCGGCAAGACGACAGATACACGGTTGCCCTGATCGTCTGTAATGTATTGCGGTTTCTGTTGTCTGACTGGCATTGTGTTTTGCCTCTATCTTGATAAAGCCACTTTCTAGGGGTTTTAGGGGTGTCCTACCCTATGTGTTTTTATAAATTACTTTGTTGGCTGGTGGACTGTTTGTACTGTTCAAAATCCACCAGCTTTGTATTCTCGCCCTTGATAATTTTTTCAAGTAAAGCATCGTAACGCTTTAACGCTTCCCGCTTTTCTGGCAAGCGGTCTGAATGGTCATAGTGTTTACTTTCAATACTTCCATCCTCCCGACTCTGTAACAGAAAGCGTTGCTCTTGCAGAACCCGGCTTTCAATCAGCAAATTCGTAGCGGTTGTGCGAATATCCTTAGCCGTGAAACTTTCCGGCAACTCTTCGCCTTTTGCCTTGGCTTCTGCCTCCAGATAGAAACAATAGTCCCTAATCCTGTGACTGAAAGTAGAAATATTAATAGGGCCCCTACCATTAGCACTGAAAGGCCATTCAAAGTTACCTGATATTATCGCTACCTCTTCCAGAATACTGACAGCCCTGTTAGTCAGTGGCATAACCCGCTTTTTAGGAATACCGCCTTTCCCCTTGCGCTCGATAAACGTAAACGTTCGTCTGTTAAAGTCTATGTCTGACCACTTACACTGTCGTAACTGCTCCGGTCTATTGCCTGCTGTAGCCAACATGAAACGTAGTAACAAGCCGTATATAGGCGATCTGTTACTTAATATTGTGCTGAAGTCATGCCATAGCCGGTGTATTTCTTCGTGTGACAAATAGCGGTCTCTGACCCGTTCGTAGTCTGTTTGTCTTGGTACTGCTGCTACAGGGTTGTGCTCAATTAGAAAACGCTTACCGTGTGCCAATTGTTCACGGGGATCATTATCAGCTTTCATTCCGTATTCATAAGCGGCGTGTAGGTAGCTTCTTAACCGGTTGCTGGTGGTCGTTATCCCTTTCTCGATCATGCGTCTGATAATGCTTACTATGTCATCAACAGAAACTTCACGGGCTTTTCTACTGGCAAGATCGGGAAAAGGCTTTAGAACATAACGTTCAAAACAGCCTTCTACCTGACTGGCTGATTTCTTCCCCTGTCGAACAAGTGCGGCTACATAGTTTTCACATAGCTCTCCAAGCGTTCCCTGCAAAGCTTCAAGTTCAGATTTCCTTTTTCGTTCCGCTCTAATTCGTTCCTGCTCTTGCTTTTGGCCTGTGAGGTGCTCCTTTAAGTCACCGTCACACTCCCTGCGAGTCTTCGCCAGTTCTTGTACTCTGTCCCGACACTCTGCCAGTGAATAACCATTACCGTCTCTGGTCGTTTTGTACTGACCTATCTTGACCTTGCTTTCCTTGCCTTGGTGCTTGTAACGATAGTAGACCTCAACGGTTCCACTCTTCCGCTTTTCCAGCAATAAAGCCCCATCACCCCGACTGCCTACAGGTTCACTGAGCTTGTACTTCATGCTTTTGATAGCTAAAGCGGTAAGTTTTCCCATTCTTTGACCTCTTCAATCTGTACTGACATTTGCGCCCACTAACGCAAGGTGGGCGCAAGCCAGAAAATGCGCCCACATTTGCGCCCTCTTTCTGTCGGACTAGTGAGGTAAACTATAGTACAGTCTGGAATTATGCGGGAAAGAAAA
Above is a window of Endozoicomonas montiporae CL-33 DNA encoding:
- a CDS encoding helix-turn-helix domain-containing protein, with protein sequence MKPDQIQEAIRLYQEGNGYKSIARQMGFKSATSIRRVITREGLNDRSRSCGFQKGAQGAQPDYTDDSVLMRQAGLFAQQQTASLYTTITKAGFVLDYMPVLTIDRTDPTLCDFWFDVEHGQITEQEAERLDTLAQSAGGLYEIRVTDSEQDNSDIVHQIGYYKREELIDFLSGCNPFDPIRAKIIQTVITESVINDYVKHAPEGFDFEAARLSGQIQKTRDRIRFCGMASQFAAHWAGGSVPDELVRKDRKEKRELEETLSGLEQDWLSRYGVSYQQFIDKPNSLLLTN
- a CDS encoding YfjI family protein; its protein translation is MALCDKAAVAIIQPDDVSEAIRQSGITTSQNQPVLDWPELKPIKNDLLPVKPITPDMVPEELSGWLVDIVERMDNAPFDYAAVSAVTALASLIGRKVSVKPKQYDDWAIIPNLWGCCIGRPSQKKTPVIKSATSPLNRLEAVARGEYQEGLKRYRTQDKLSQMATKEAEKKAATLVKKGDLKAAEALLMDDSGDPEQPVSQRYIVNDATVEKLGILLSENPWGLLLFRDELSGWIAGLNRDDRQQDRAFWLEAFNGDGTFSYDRITRDDVYIPSNTVSLLGGIQPGKLLPLLLSQREGAGDDGLVERFQLMVYPDKGVFRFVDRIPNKAHKEKAFQVFQRLNDIEYQPEEEDRLALRFDNQAQQIFNAWYCGLMARITGDAISLQIESHLGKFPSLMPSLALVFHVVRYGAAGSINKDSAEMAIRWCDVLETHARRVYALADDPLAGARILKDRLDKLPRTFKMTHLKNKGWVGLTEHNDREQALVWLELHGYLVKEEIKGRGRPSVTYHINPYCLPDEQTD
- a CDS encoding toprim domain-containing protein encodes the protein MKAHIYTERVKLAAGGQWDSILQAVCGLTDNEVNPRKRNIPCPHCGGRDRYEFKSADNGNYFCRHCGSGDGFSLVMKMQECRFPEAVEQVGRYLGIERKPYQSEAEELAEQARLAGLMETRKQERQKRQKQEAARKRNRQQQVAATVPGILADAQPADPNHPYLVRKQLPPLGLYQQGRLLLVALYIDGHKLVNLERITPEGRKLSLAGGLRDGVYHRFGGESWTVYICEGWATGASLYLMDNQAVRVYAAMGKGNLEAVARIAREQNPDSRLIVAADNDTHQPDNPGLSEALKAAEAIGAAVLLPTQVQATSNGTDFSDFYLASGGLKDGSM
- a CDS encoding ash family protein, with the protein product MLNDITVRGRVLPSDEQPKEQQRVTLVLCGFAEHEHHKEQHKKNSQQGQEEGQTTSLYLNYQLPVMERYGNVISVTAKSVTRIITPVLYKAQQDAYRPFLLPDFQHTYQFMAGLKGLPSGRPVSLYAGGDNPFSPVTKSELSLWVTGSTIQGDCPMAITCRLALLEGHSPILCNRRVRGYIVLSFNSHQQARKEARRLNAVVCGWRV
- a CDS encoding helix-turn-helix transcriptional regulator produces the protein MNTQAQSNQTHQPAIRQQSELYLTRQQVLGRYRIGNTTLYRWMNDDNVNFPKPVQMGPRCVRWKQSLLEHWEKQRQTEAA
- a CDS encoding type II toxin-antitoxin system RelE family toxin; this translates as MRRYALRWKKSAQKELRKLPKAAVVKLVALAESLTDDPHPDGCRKLAGTEHTYRVRSGDYRIVYQIHNGQLLIEVVKVGHRKEVYR
- a CDS encoding tyrosine-type recombinase/integrase, with the translated sequence MGKLTALAIKSMKYKLSEPVGSRGDGALLLEKRKSGTVEVYYRYKHQGKESKVKIGQYKTTRDGNGYSLAECRDRVQELAKTRRECDGDLKEHLTGQKQEQERIRAERKRKSELEALQGTLGELCENYVAALVRQGKKSASQVEGCFERYVLKPFPDLASRKAREVSVDDIVSIIRRMIEKGITTTSNRLRSYLHAAYEYGMKADNDPREQLAHGKRFLIEHNPVAAVPRQTDYERVRDRYLSHEEIHRLWHDFSTILSNRSPIYGLLLRFMLATAGNRPEQLRQCKWSDIDFNRRTFTFIERKGKGGIPKKRVMPLTNRAVSILEEVAIISGNFEWPFSANGRGPINISTFSHRIRDYCFYLEAEAKAKGEELPESFTAKDIRTTATNLLIESRVLQEQRFLLQSREDGSIESKHYDHSDRLPEKREALKRYDALLEKIIKGENTKLVDFEQYKQSTSQQSNL